TGCGGGTGGTCGCCGTGATGCGCGTGGGATGGGCGAAACGCCCTTCACCCAGTTCCACCACCGACAGGCCATTGATGCTGCCCACCGTGGCGCCATCGGTGTCGATGAGTAAGGTGCCGCGCAGGATCTCCTCCTGGATCCGGCGCTTGATGCGATCGCTGCGCGCCTCCATGGCGGTGATGGCCGCATCCACGTGGCTCGCCTCCACTTGCGTGGCGCCGGCTTGGCGTGCCCAGTGGTCCGCCTGGCGCAGCAGATCCGCGACACTGCGCATGTGGGCCGTGAGTCTTTCCGCGTCCTCGGCCAGACGCGAAGCATGCTCCACCACCCGCGCCACGGCCGTGCGCCTAAACGGCAGCAGTCCCTCGCGCCGCGCCAGGGTGGCGATCAGCCGCGCATAGAGCTGCGCGTTGCGGTCGTCGCGCGGCAGGCTGTCCTCGAAGTCCGCCGCCACTTTGAACAGTTCCGGAAACTCCGGATCCAGCTCCTGCAGCAGGAAATAGAGGAAGCGCTCACCCAGCAGCACGACCTTCACGTCGAGCGGAATCTCCTCCGGCTCGAGGGAGACGGTGGGCACCAGACTCAGCAACTGGCCCACCGATTCGATGCGCAGAGAGCGGGCATAGAGCGCGCGCTTGAGCGCCTCCCAGGCAAAGGGCTGGGCCAGCAGCCGGTGCGCCTCCACCAACAGGTAGCCGCCATTGGCGCGATGCAACGCACCGGGCTTGATCAGGGTGAAGTCCGTGACCAGCGCGCCCATCTGGGCGAGATGCTCCACGCGGCCGATAAGATTGTTGTAGGTGGGATGGTCCTCGGCGACGATGGGCGCGCCCCGCGAGGCACCGTGATCCACCAGCAGGTTCACCTGATAACGGTGGAGCACGGACAACTCCGGGCCGAGGCTGGTGGCTTCCTGCTTTAAGAAAAGTTCGGTGTGGGCCAGCACGTCTTCGCGCACGGCCTGCAGATAGGCCGCCACCTCGGGCAAGTCCTGGTAGGCGGCGAACAGCTCGTCCATGAGCTGTCCCACCGCCAGATCGGCGGTTTCCTGATTCAGCCGCGTCAAGGCATCGCGCATTTCGCGCCGCCATTTCGGAATATCGCGCAGGATCGCTTCCAGGCGGCCCTGATAAGCAGCCACCTGCTCGTCGATTTGCTTCTTTTCCGCGTCCGGCAGTTTGTCGTACTCCTCCGGCGAGAGCACCCGACCCTCGCGAATGGGCGCGAAAACGAAGCCATCCGGTGTTCGCAGCAGGGCGATGCCATGCGCAGCGGCATCGTCGCCCAGTGCCGTGAAGGCCTTCTCTTGCCGCTCGTTGAACTCGTTGTGAATGGCCTCCACACGCGCCCGATACTGGTCCGACTCGAAGGCACCGGGAATCGCCACACGCAGCTCCTCCACCAGCCTTGCCATGTCTTCGCGCAAGCGGACCCCGCGCCCTGCCGGCAGGCGCAGCGCGCGCGGGCGGTGAGCTTCTTTGAAGTTGTGCACGTAGCACCAGTCGTCCGGCACCGGTGCCTGGGCGGCGCTTTCCCGAAGCAGCTGCTCCACCAGAGAGCGTTTGCCCGTGCCGGGTGGCCCGAGCGCGTAGAGGTTGTAGCCATCATGGCGCATGCCGGCACCGAAACGGATGGCCGCCTCGGCGCGCGCCTGACCGATGAATTCCGTGAGTTCCGGCACCTCCTCCGTGGTTTCGAAGGGAAAGCAGGCAGGGTCGCAGGCACGGAACAAGCGCTCCGGGGGTAGGGCTTCCAGGCTCATGGGTTTTTCGTTTCGTTGGGTTTGGTGGGGAGGAGCCGCCAAGCCACGGTCTCGCCAGCGCGCAGCGGCACCAGCGTATCCTGGCCGAAGGCAAGCTCCGACGGCACCGTCCAAGGCGCGCGCACCAGGGTAAGCGTGTCGCGGTTGCGCGGCAGGCCATAGAAATCCGCGCCATGAAAGCTCGCAAAGGCCTCGAGGCGTGACAGCGCCCCCATCGCCTCGAATACCTCGGCATAAAGTTCGATAGCCGCATGGGCCGTATAGATGCCGGCACAGCCACAGGCGCTCTCCTTCGCGTGGCGGGCATGGGGCGCGCTGTCGGTCCCGAGGAAAAACTTGGGATTGCCGCTTATGGCGGCCGCAAGCAGCGCCTGGCGATGCCGCTCCCGCTTAAGCACCGGTAGGCAGTACATGTGGGGCCGGATGCCACCGGCAAACATGGCATTGCGGTTGTAGAGCAGGTGATGCACGGTGAGCGTGGCGGCCACCTGCGGCGGCGCTTCCTGCACGAACTGCACGGCATCGCGCGTGGTGATGTGCTCCAGCACCACCTTCAGGCGGGGAAAGCGTGTCAAAAGCGGAAGCAGCACGCGCTCGA
This genomic stretch from Thiobacter sp. AK1 harbors:
- a CDS encoding Lon protease family protein, with product MSLEALPPERLFRACDPACFPFETTEEVPELTEFIGQARAEAAIRFGAGMRHDGYNLYALGPPGTGKRSLVEQLLRESAAQAPVPDDWCYVHNFKEAHRPRALRLPAGRGVRLREDMARLVEELRVAIPGAFESDQYRARVEAIHNEFNERQEKAFTALGDDAAAHGIALLRTPDGFVFAPIREGRVLSPEEYDKLPDAEKKQIDEQVAAYQGRLEAILRDIPKWRREMRDALTRLNQETADLAVGQLMDELFAAYQDLPEVAAYLQAVREDVLAHTELFLKQEATSLGPELSVLHRYQVNLLVDHGASRGAPIVAEDHPTYNNLIGRVEHLAQMGALVTDFTLIKPGALHRANGGYLLVEAHRLLAQPFAWEALKRALYARSLRIESVGQLLSLVPTVSLEPEEIPLDVKVVLLGERFLYFLLQELDPEFPELFKVAADFEDSLPRDDRNAQLYARLIATLARREGLLPFRRTAVARVVEHASRLAEDAERLTAHMRSVADLLRQADHWARQAGATQVEASHVDAAITAMEARSDRIKRRIQEEILRGTLLIDTDGATVGSINGLSVVELGEGRFAHPTRITATTRIGDGDVINIEREVELSGAIHSKGVMILASFLAARYARSRPLSLSASLVFEQSYGYVEGDSASLAELCALLSDLAQAPIRQSLAVTGSVNQFGQVQAIGAVNEKIEGFFDICAARGLSGEQGVLIPAANVKHLMLKREVREACAAGRFHVYAVETVDEAIELLTGIPAGLPDEQGNLPEGSINWRVAAQLYELSLIRQEFVGTGSKKKRKKQD
- the pyrC gene encoding dihydroorotase produces the protein MQLTLTRPDDWHVHLRDGAALAFVLPDTARRFARAIVMPNLKPPVTTTGAARAYRQRILAALPPGLAFEPLMTLYLTDNTPPAEIRAARASGFVYGVKYYPAGATTHSDAGVTDISRCHATLAVMEEVGMPLLIHGEVTDPQVDVFDREAVFIERVLLPLLTRFPRLKVVLEHITTRDAVQFVQEAPPQVAATLTVHHLLYNRNAMFAGGIRPHMYCLPVLKRERHRQALLAAAISGNPKFFLGTDSAPHARHAKESACGCAGIYTAHAAIELYAEVFEAMGALSRLEAFASFHGADFYGLPRNRDTLTLVRAPWTVPSELAFGQDTLVPLRAGETVAWRLLPTKPNETKNP